The genomic window ttttattgtattgtctatttgaaaaaaattaaaatattggggATCGAGTAATACAATTGATTCgacctaaaaaataaggatTAAAAGAGTTGGAGGACCTGAATTTATATCCAGTGAAGGATAACAACACTTATTCACctaaaaggtgaaatttctagtcagtaggttatttgaaaaaaaaaaactaaataatttatcaaaaactaataatttatcaaaaagGTAGAGTAGTTGATACAGTAGTTTAATTTGCACCCGCTAACAATAGactgatatttaatttttatcggaaaattttatattgtagATTCTTCTTTTTCAATAGAATTTTCTCCGAAAGCTAGAGTTTGGATGACCAACTAAatcattatattttcttttttatctcaTCTAAATTATTTACCACTTACACCAATCTACTCTtggtttctatttctatttagaTTCTCCATAGGCTTAGCTAGAGAAAATCATGATGCCAACTATATCTacgataaaaaatttataaaataaaaaataaaaaaatcctgATTTGATAATAAGAGAGTTCAATTTAGGAAGAAAACAAGAGTGAACATTTAATGGATGTACACCAAACAacatcaatatttatttttcttcatattacaaagaatttgtttgtttcttatttGGCTGAGATGCCTAACTCTAAAAGATAACAAATACAGAATGATGCTATATATTTGCCTATGTATATTTATTTGCCAGCATAATATATATTCCAATAGTAACCACTCatttacataataaaataaataaaatagtaaccACTCCTAgctaacatttttctttttaaactaAGGATATTCTCTGCACGCAACTGCAGAAACTATTTAAGGATTGACATCTCACATCAAATATTTCTCTATATACACTTGCCGGGAAAATGGATCTCAGCCAATTCGAagagattagtctctgcaattgCGTGCAGATAATATCTAGTTTACGAAAAAATTATACTACTATATagcaaatttaatttttaagttaAGAGTTAATTTacaatttagtccataaaagTGACCATTTGTGTAATTGGGCCCTGGAATGGAAAGAAAGAATCAGTTCACCGTGGCCAATTTACATTTTTGCTGTTTGGGGTTATATGAATAATTGAATATGAATATATGTaaatgttttctctcccgactcCGTGATttttttatacccccaatattctaattttgcccttgcaaaaaatttcggttcgcagaaaccgaattttttctagtacaaattcagagtaaatttcgatttttataaaccgaaatttgttttcaaggcaaaaaaaaacttcgatttctataaaccgaagtttttgcaagggcaaaattgaaaattcaggggtataaaagaaacacagggtcggaagagaaaacatcgtaTATGTATGACTATGAAAATGAAAAGGTGGAAGAATCATGAAAGGATAAATGATGAATGTTTAGATCTGTAATTGTCACAGGAAATAGACTGAATTAATTTGCTAGAAATAGAATGTTTGAATTCTTAAGGAAGCTGAAATATTGTGTTGATGACTTTAATGTAATATGAAGTTGGGGTGGGTACACTTTGTGGTAACTTTTAAAATGGACCCATCAAAATAATATGGATCTAGTATAATGAATTTAGATgacttttcctttttcttttcttttctttcacatCATTTTGTTCAAACCGTAGAGACTAATTTATGAGTCTTATGAAATTCATGAACGGTAAACTCCTctgattagattttttttattttttttttaatgatgaaTTGAGTCAACTTCTTTCAACTCAACCAACCTATATTAGCACAAGCTGTACTTTTTTTAATCTCAACAATTCAATATTCTATTATATATCAATGGCCAAAAATCCATTAGTCCATGATGAATCCATATAGTACCATGTCCATTGTACCTACCAATTGAAGAATCAATGCACAACTTTCTTTGCTTTAAAAATACTTACAAGTCATGTTGAAAGttgtaaagaaataaaataaaacgatGTATAATCTTCTCTTCATaaataagaatataaaatattttcagaTGTATAATTTTTTCGGAGATTTATCTCAATACTTACCCAAAAAGAATGTGAATCGTGGTAAATTGTTTCTTCAACTAGTGATAACACATAATGGTATCTAGAGCTATGTTACCAGCAGAAACATAACTTGAACGatataacaaaatatttaattattgtaGTGTAAAAGTTATGATATGAAGCTTCAAGGTTGATGACTtataaacccacttggggttggtctagtggtgttgatTTGGGTCCTtcgagtatgctcctctcaaggtctcaggttcgattccacctggtgccaattttggtgggctaagtccatacggaataaaaaaaaattgcctttaaatgggccccccgcaagtgggcggtgagattggtccccttgaattagtcggtcctgGAGCCGGATaccaatttttttcaattattttagcGTGAAATTTATGATGAAACTTCAAGGTTGATGACAAGaatttatatgatgtttttaatagtattttaggttaatttttaatagttttagtAGTGATTGAAGACCAAATGCAAGCAAGAACCTAAAGATGTGAAGTTACTTGACcaagaaacaaaaaaagttgaaaatgcataaataaatggcaaaaaaggaagaaatacGCTGAATATACCACATCGTACCAAAAACGAcataactggagctacgagtatcggatcgAGGCCGACCATGCATTGGAAACATAAgacaaagagctacaactttcgtGTTGAAGTAAAAATCTAATTACTGAATCCATCATGGATACGATGGATcacatcgtggccacgatgagaaGGAAACTTAGCCGCCAAGTTTGTGTGCTTCCTAAGCAAGAAACCTGATCCCATCGCGCGCTACGATGGATCCCATCACGCTGCGATGGTGCGTGCAACCCAATTCCAAAAAACTATAATTAGAGctctcctccttcacaattattcgtTCAGAAGTTCAGAGAACTATAAGCATCTAAGGAGCAAATGAGGAGGAGCAAGGAGGGCTAATGAGCTCTCAAGGGAAGGAGACTCTACCTGATCATAGGGAGACGAAACTTCCTTTGCAAGGAATCGaggttatttttatgcatgttttctttattgtttaataTGTCTATGAGTAGCTAAATGCCTTtaggttaggtcgagtagatgaactcccttatgaaTGCTTGAGATTATGTAATTTGGTTCGATAAAGATTATACTCAATTACTATTCGGTTATTATCTACAATACCTCTTCTTATTTATACTTTCATATATGAACGCGTGCATATCATGGTAGTACTTAGGGTTGAAGTTGATCTCGTGACACCACTAAGACACGGAACTAAATGAGACAATATAACTAACCAAGATTTgggaccattaaattcagtaccCGAGGTTAAAGGTTATTAGGATTAAGAATCGCACATAGTTAAATTATGCATGTTTACAATTATTCAATCAAGGTAGGTTAACTTGACAGCTTGTTAAAGGTAGAAAACGTGACAAACAAGGGTTACCTTACCAGCGGTTGACAACAGCGTCTTCAATTGCAATAGGATAAGGAATGCAAAAACTGAACTTATCTCTTAGAAATTAATCCGTCAGATAATAAAGGAATAATAAGCGGTATAACGCTAGTTACCAAGCAGAAATAGGGGAGGGATTCGAAAGCACTTAACATACTTTTATCATCTTGAACCCTTTCTTTTATCTTTAGTCTAATATTATCTAACTTTTGTCTCAAAAcatttttcaaacaaacaaagcgaaaaCAAACTATCTTAATTCCTAAACAAAACTAGCCGCTTTGACACGATCCTTGGGTATACGAACTCATTCTAAACAATAGAGTGTGAATTACTACTCGACGATAGACTAATCCACTTGTCAGACTACATTCACTTATAGATGATACATAAACATTGCGTGTATTTATTAATTCATCAATAAGGTGATAAAATGGGTTAAAACAAAAGGACAAATCCATTTTAGATGGGATAACCATGTATTTAGGAGTATATCCCTAAAATCTAGCtatatcttaaaaaaattaatcttatttttgtttaaagaaaaagaagtttttaACTCTTAGGTTTTAATCTAGTGGTAAAAGGACATGTTTTAGATTTGAGAGATCTATGATAAGAATATCTTTTTTATTCAATGGGGTctaaatccaaacaaaaaattacaaaacaatTATAAGCGAGGTGTAGAGACACCCCTGACACCCTCAATAAGTTTGAAATGAATTCTAATATAATGTATTATCTTTGTAAGTATACTAAGAGCCCTAAGATCTTCCCTATCAATATGTCATGGATCAGAGCACCATCCCATCACCCTAGagttttcattataaaaaaaaagtttttatttcAGAGATATCTTTTACGACAAAGAAgcttataaattaataatttatttattctatgcaactataaaattttataaataaaaataattcaattgaagtatttaatatttttttttgtcaaatatagTCTAATACTTAGAATTTCACACTCAATATAAACAAGTGAAGTGTTTAGGGCTCAAATTATGGATCCTACATATTAAATGTGATGTCCCTATCAATTAAATTAAGCTCACGACGACAATATTTCacttgtatttttaattaattacctAATTCAAACACACTAAACGAAGATGAATCtagataaattatatttgtaattaattatttcaGTTTTCACATGTAAGCCTTTAACAAAGGTGGATACTTGATAATTTTAGTCCCAAGACGTTCCCTTATCATAAGAAAAACTCCAATAGAAGGAGAATataatttaccttttttttacacaaaatataCAATTTACCCTATTACCTAATGAGTTTTAACTACAATTGACTCAAATAATTTGTATAACCAATACATAGATCAACACATCACCTAGGCtatatgtagtttttttttttttttggtgaatgcTATATGTAGTATATTAATTGCACGCCAACTACAAAATTATTCCATTATTATTCATACAAAGTTATTCACAAAAGCTAACATTCGTagtatttattcttttttctttcttgagaCAAAAAGTCCAAAAAACAAATCTAATGTAAAGATAAAACACATTTAATCTCTAACATACTAGCTATAACAATTTTTTCAATTATCATAACGTGAAAGTTAAAACGAACCTTCAAGATTGATGCCTTATAGATGATACATAAACATTGCGTGTATTTATTAATTCATAAATAAGGTGATAAAATGGGTTAAAACAACGGGACAAATCTATTTTAGATGTGATAAGTTGAAATTTGACACCTATCATTTGAGTTGGTCAGAACTCAGTTTCACTTAACTCGTTATGATGTCTTATACTTTGTATTTGTGTTAAATTTTTCCTAAATATGTTCATAAATAAGAGTATAAAATATTAACAGATTATAATCCTCTCAAAGATTTCTATCAATACTTACCCAAAAAGGATGTAAATCGTGGTAAATTATTTCTTCAACTAGTGATATCACATAATTGTATTCAACACTATTATGTTGCTAGCAGAAACATGACTGAAAtgatataacaaattttttaattattgtacAGTGTAAGTTAATCATGACATGAAGCTTCAAGGTTGATGACTTATAGATGATACATAATAGTGACAACACATAATAGTATCAAAAACTTTCGTGCCAACAAAAACACAAGTTGATGAAGCTTCAAGGTTGATGGCTTATAGATGATACATAAACATTACATGTATTTATTAATTTCTAAATAAGGTGATCAAATGAGTTAAAACAACGAGACAAATCCGTTTTAGATGGGATAAGTTGAAATTTGACATCTATCATTCGAGTTGGCGAGGACTCAGTTTCACTTAACTCGTTATGATGTCTCATACTTTGTGTTTGTGTCAAGTATTTCCTAAATATGTTCATAAATAAGAGTACAAAATATCAACAGATGTATAATCTTCTCGAAGATTTTTATCGATACTTACCCAAAAAGAATATGAATCATGACAAATTGTTTCTTCAACTAGTGACAACACATAATAGTATCCAGCGCTATATTGCCAGCGTAAAAATGCTTGAACGGAGGATCTTGCTTAAGATGTTAGGGGATACGGTGAgatgaatatttgtttttgtaaaataaatttatttatgaacattttatttaaatgtataatttatttgatGATTGAATGATATATCATTTTAGTTTTATGGGTGCATGGTTTCCATACAAAATTTGGAGTATTTGagtaaattatatatatatatatatatgtcaggCGCCGCGGCACCTCCCGGCTCCCAAGAAGATCCGCTCCTGGCTTGAACGATATAacaaaatttttaattattgtagCGTGAAAGTTAATTAAGATATGAAGCTTCAATGTTGatgacttataaataatactTAATAGTGACAACACATTATAGTAGCAAAAACTATCGTGCCAATAGAAATATGGCTTGAACGATAtaacaaaattttcaattattGTAGCGTGAAAGTTATGATGAAGCTTCAAGGTTGATGACATAAATATTACGTctacaatattttttgtttcaacaCTACCCCaaatctccatctataaatagaagcTCCCCCGTTCAATCTTCAAATCATACATTAAAACAAAAGTAAGTTTAGCAACTACAAGATGAAAAGATTTGTTATGATTCCAATATTGCTAGTTTTATTGCTCCTCACTATGGAGCAAGGGAATGCTTTTGATTGCGAGGCAACCGGAAAATCATTATTTCCCTGTGGGGTATTCATCATTGGTGGTTCTGTCGAGCCTTCAACTAGTTGTTGTAGTGCTGTACAAAATCTAAAAGCTTCAGCACCCACTCCAGATGACAAGCGTAATGCTTGTATATGCCTTAAAGAAGTGGCTAGTCACTACCCTAACATAAGAGAAGACATAGCTGCCACACTTCCACAACGTTGCGGTGTTGACATAAATTTTACTATAAGCAAAAATATGGATTGCGATAAGTAAGTTCTCAATATCTTTTCCTTATAAGtaacaataaattatttattattttgttaaataCTACTTCTGatcattttttataagaaacagttgattttttaggttcattgaataattaacgTATATCGTATATAATATATACCAGATACATCAAATATGCAAatgcaatgaacctaaaaaataaattgtttcttataaaaataatcggGGGAGTAGTTAATAAAGTAttaatttaatctttaattgtttttaaGAATTTATTTGCTTTTTGTTATTGATATTGTTTCTTGTGCTTAATTTGTTTGACAGCCTTCCTCCCCTTCCTTGAGCTCAATGAAGAAAATAACATGCTAAATGGGATGGACACATGGTTATTCTTCAATAGTAAATAAGTGCATCCTTCAATAGTAAATAAGTGCATcatgtaatatatattatattatgaagtcaaacttttttttttaaggaattatGATGTCAAACTTAAAATGTGatgttaacaaaaattaattatacgACTTCTATGTTTACTTATCTTTTTGGATTCTTTAAAATGTAGACAAACATATCCTTTtctccaatttttatttaaaaaagctGACATGTAATGGTTGGCAGTCATgtcacaaatttttaaattattttttccacgtaattatttaaaataaattatagatttttaaaattaaaaaaaattaaaacctaaCAATATTCATCTCGTTCTTCATCTTTTAAATTTCTGGATTTATAACAAAGAAATTGCTTCCTTTATCAACTCCAACCCTAGTTCGTCCATGATATAATAGTTTGtacttatataaaaataaaaaaaaaacagatttgaAAACAAGAAGTTATGCAGGGTATGAAAGATATGATAATCCACTTTTACCTAATTAAACAAAGTCACTCACCAAGTACAACATACAAAATGCAAATTACGCACGAATTtgaatagattttttttacagGATTAATTAGAGTTTTGATCACCTAtcaaataattatctttgtaagTATACTAAAAGCCCTAAGATCTTCCCTGTCAATCTGTTATGGACTAGAGCACCATCCTCTCACCCTAgagttttcattttaaaaaaaaacttttattttagaGATATCTTTTACGACAAAGAagtttataaattaataatttatttattcaattctatccaaatattaaatatattcattctattcaaatataaaaatttataaataaaaataattcaattgaactatttaattatttttattttttatcaaatagtcaAATAGTTAGAATTTCACACTCAATATAAATCATTAGAGTATTTGGGGTTCAAATTATGgatcctacatataaaatgtgctacatataaaatgtgatgtccttATCAATTGAATTAAGCTTACGgcaataatatttaattaaatttaatagaCCAAATTTCACTTGTATTTTTAATTGATTACCCAATTCAAACATATAAAATGAAGATCAATCtagataaattatatttgtaattagTGATTTCAGTTTTCACAATGTAAGCCTTTAACAAAGGAGGATACATGATAATTTTAGATACAAATTTAACatcaacaatataatttaaattattaacttagtttatttttcttcaaaattattaACTAGCTCAAATATGTGGTTAAATATACTTAACAACTAGTTCAAATTATTGACTAGTTCATTAATTTGTACAGTAGATCAAAGTAGTGTGTGGTGATTTTAATTCAGTGTGCTCAACGGAGAAACAAAGGGCAACCCACTTACTTGAGTTGCCCCGCCACACTTTAGATGAGTTGTTGGTGGCATGGACCAAAATGGACTGGACTAATATATGTTTTGACAAATTTAATCTTAACATTAAGAGAGAATGAGTTAAGTGCAATTCAAAAATCTCTTATAGGAGAACTCCGAGAGTGTGATCTACTGAATAAAAGATAAATCTTAAACTTCGAGATTTCATATTTGAATTCTATCTTTAGagaaagataaatataaattattttgaaatattttttgagtcccaacactacaagaaaaaccgTATTTATTGGCGGAATTATTCTCTCACAAAGGGCCTAAATTCGCCAATAACTACATATTTATTGGCGGATCCAGTCCGTCAATAACTTTGAGAAAGGGATAATTGCAAGAATGAATCTACTTTACAATCTCAGATTTGTTtgtgaaaaattaataaatataatagaataagaaataaaaagaattaaaaatactcaacaTGTTTAGCCGTGAATGTGTGATAATGGTTTAATGTGATCCTTTGGATGTGATTTTATCTATGGTGGATATGGAAAGTTAGATGAGTCACTTGGATCATGGAAGCTCTACCTCTTAGTTCTTACGAATTACACtttgctttctttttttaaacaattttttattttcttattaactTATTAGCGGAAATTTCCGCCAATAAATGTGTACCGAAATTTCCTATGTTAATTTAGTGGCGAAATATTCCGCcaatatgttttatttttatattttttaatcgtGGTAAATAAATTGGCGGaattctacccaaaaaaaaatggcGGAATTTAATACTTTGTGGCAGAATTTTCCGTCAATAACTTATTGAGGAAAAAATTTCACCACTAAAGTGATTATAAAATCTGTTTGTAAATGAGGTTTTTCTTGTTGTAGTGCAAGGTCAAGACCTTCCCTTATCATAAGAACAACTCCAATAGAAGGAGAATATAATTTACCTTTTTTTCACAAAATATACAATTTATCCTACTACCCTAATGAGTTTTAACTACTACAATATCAAAATTGACTCAAATAGTTTGTATAACCAATACATAGATCAACTCATCACCTAAACTATATGTAATATATTAATTGGACGCCAACTACAAAATTATTCCATTATTACTCATACaaacttttttctttaatttcttacTAAGTTATTCACAAAAGCTAACATGCATAgtatttattctttttctttcttgagaCAAAAAGTCCAAAAAGATATATCTAATGTAAGATATAAGTCCATGTCCATCACCTATAAATAGTACACTAAATATCGGACACATTTAACCTCTACCATACTagctacatttttttttatataacactATATTATTAGCCACTTTATAAAAGTTATACTAGTACTACATGTATGTATACATTTACCTAATCTTTTCTTCCCCAttagaaaaaaggaaaagaaaatcgaAAATGAGGATATACCATAAATATGTCACATGGAAGCAACCAACTTCATGAACCCCACAAGACAAGGGCATCACGAACCTACAAAGAACAGACACGCAAAGAAGATAAAAATTTGTCGTGTGGGgaataataaaaaagagaatTTAAACATTAAGATAGTTGTATGGTATGGACTTATGCAACACGAATGAAGAAATATGGGTCAACAGCACATGCAAACAAACAAAGTGTGATGTGATTCACATATGGATTATGGGGTACGAATCTTCTTCTACCAGCCTAGCAACACAGACATTACCCGGGAGAAATGCAAAATCTTTTTTCAGATTTAaagataaatgattttttttttaatagacgaaatgacaGACTATAAGAAATTCACACACACATAATGAAAGGACTAAAGTTCGAATCCCGTCATAATGTCCGACTTAAAaatttgagtgatatttaatttttatcattttagaAAGAACTTTCTACAATTATTAGTTGGTTCAGCGTTGATTGTCgttgaacttgatagggaggatTACGGTTCGATCCATTGAAACTGCAATTAGGAAGGAGcagaaaccacttgatgtcagaactgacctccgaatCAGATTAGACGGACCAGTAAACCGGACACCGGtggtagaaaaaaaaagttagtgtTAAATTTTTGACTACTTACTTAAAATACCTAAATACCTTATCACAAATCAATAGTGGATTAAACAAGGGCATcttatatcttataaatagtTGGCCAA from Trifolium pratense cultivar HEN17-A07 linkage group LG1, ARS_RC_1.1, whole genome shotgun sequence includes these protein-coding regions:
- the LOC123886779 gene encoding non-specific lipid-transfer protein A-like; the encoded protein is MKRFVMIPILLVLLLLTMEQGNAFDCEATGKSLFPCGVFIIGGSVEPSTSCCSAVQNLKASAPTPDDKRNACICLKEVASHYPNIREDIAATLPQRCGVDINFTISKNMDCDNLPPLP